A window of Campylobacter pinnipediorum subsp. pinnipediorum contains these coding sequences:
- a CDS encoding MlaE family ABC transporter permease codes for MNIKQNVKIQANADFVTIYLNGDLTYKNAKELNVFLLGIKKYKNIQIDFSNLNSIDYSVAILLDIFLSKYNNVKFINQNDNIIKIFDFVRQQESHSEHKQYSKGLNLIQTIGKKVLVVVDSMLCFCSFFGEFLVKSLCSFYNPKNFRLKELSNYIKDGGINAIFIVLLTSFLIGIVLAYLGSAMLANFGASIFIVDIMGILTLREVAPLIATIVIAGRSSSSFAAQIGVMKITEEIDAMKTMGLDPVAVLVFPRVMAMVLSVPLVIFLADGVSILGQMLVSKNILDIDFSEYISRFRDSVDLKHFWVGMIKAPFFGAMIAIIGCLRGFEVNQNAQSLGEKTTTSVVNAIFCVVALDSVFAIFFMWYGI; via the coding sequence TTGAATATAAAACAAAATGTCAAAATACAAGCTAATGCTGATTTTGTTACGATTTATTTAAATGGTGATTTGACATACAAAAACGCAAAAGAGTTAAATGTGTTTTTGCTTGGCATCAAAAAATACAAAAATATACAAATTGATTTTTCAAACCTTAACAGTATTGATTATTCGGTTGCTATCTTGCTTGATATATTCTTATCAAAATACAATAATGTTAAGTTTATAAATCAAAATGATAATATTATTAAAATTTTTGATTTTGTTAGACAGCAAGAATCTCACTCTGAGCATAAACAATACAGTAAAGGCTTAAATTTAATACAGACAATTGGCAAAAAAGTTTTAGTGGTTGTTGATTCTATGCTTTGTTTTTGTAGTTTTTTTGGAGAGTTTTTAGTAAAAAGTCTATGTTCTTTTTACAATCCAAAAAATTTTCGCTTAAAAGAGTTAAGTAATTATATAAAAGACGGCGGGATTAATGCTATTTTTATAGTGCTTTTAACTTCATTTTTGATAGGTATAGTTTTAGCTTATTTAGGAAGCGCAATGCTTGCTAATTTTGGTGCAAGTATTTTTATCGTTGATATTATGGGTATTTTAACTCTCAGAGAGGTTGCTCCTTTGATAGCAACTATAGTTATAGCTGGTCGCTCATCTTCTAGTTTTGCTGCGCAAATTGGTGTTATGAAAATAACAGAAGAGATAGATGCTATGAAAACTATGGGGCTTGATCCCGTTGCTGTTTTAGTTTTTCCTAGGGTTATGGCTATGGTTTTATCTGTGCCTTTGGTGATTTTTCTCGCCGATGGTGTAAGTATTTTAGGGCAAATGCTTGTTTCTAAAAATATTTTAGATATAGATTTTAGTGAGTATATTAGCAGATTTAGGGATAGTGTTGATTTAAAGCATTTTTGGGTTGGTATGATAAAAGCACCTTTTTTTGGAGCCATGATAGCAATAATAGGTTGCTTAAGAGGTTTTGAGGTAAATCAAAATGCTCAAAGTTTGGGCGAAAAAACTACAACAAGTGTTGTAAATGCCATTTTTTGTGTTGTAGCTCTTGATTCTGTTTTTGCTATATTTTTTATGTGGTATGGAATATGA
- a CDS encoding acetyl-CoA carboxylase subunit A: MIHKILIANRGEIAVRIVRACRDLHIKSVAIYTKPDAECLHVKIADEAHMIGDEPIKGYLNAKSIVEIAKSCGADAIHPGYGFLSENYEFAKLVEDSGLVFIGPKSDVIRKMGDKNIARYLMKRNGIPIVPGTEKLNDEPMEKIKEYALKIGYPVILKASGGGGGRGIRKVFKEDELEDAYNSCKREAKAYFNNDEVFMEKLVVNPRHIEFQILGDNYGNIIHLCERDCSIQRRHQKIIEIAPCPSISENLRKIMGVTAVAAAKAVGYSNVGTIEFLLDDDNQFYFMEMNTRIQVEHGVTEEITGVDLVVRQIRTAAGEILELEQSDIKPQGYAIEARITAENVWQNFIPTPGKILGYYPALGPSVRVDSHAYKDYTIPPYYDSLVAKLIVKATDYDLMINKLERALEEFTIEGVQTIIPFLLAISKSREFRRGFFDTSYVEKNLNSILENTHDSTHGGEEELKTAINQAINKHRKVYGK, translated from the coding sequence ATGATTCATAAAATTCTTATAGCAAATCGTGGGGAAATAGCTGTTAGGATAGTTCGTGCTTGTAGAGATTTGCACATAAAAAGTGTAGCCATTTATACAAAACCAGATGCTGAATGCTTGCATGTTAAGATTGCTGATGAAGCTCATATGATAGGCGATGAACCCATAAAAGGGTATCTTAATGCAAAATCTATAGTAGAAATCGCTAAGAGTTGTGGCGCTGATGCAATACATCCTGGGTATGGATTTTTAAGTGAAAATTATGAGTTTGCAAAACTTGTTGAGGATTCTGGACTTGTTTTTATTGGTCCTAAATCTGATGTGATTCGCAAAATGGGCGATAAAAATATTGCAAGATATTTGATGAAAAGAAATGGAATTCCAATAGTTCCAGGCACAGAAAAATTAAATGATGAGCCTATGGAGAAGATAAAAGAATATGCTTTAAAGATTGGATATCCGGTTATATTAAAAGCCAGCGGTGGTGGTGGCGGACGAGGTATTAGAAAAGTTTTTAAAGAAGATGAGCTAGAAGATGCTTACAACTCTTGTAAGAGAGAGGCTAAAGCTTATTTTAATAACGATGAAGTTTTTATGGAAAAACTTGTTGTAAATCCAAGGCACATTGAGTTTCAAATTTTAGGCGATAATTATGGCAATATAATACACCTTTGTGAAAGAGATTGTTCTATACAAAGAAGACATCAAAAGATTATTGAGATAGCCCCTTGTCCTTCTATAAGTGAAAATTTACGTAAAATTATGGGTGTTACAGCTGTGGCTGCTGCAAAAGCTGTTGGGTATTCAAATGTAGGAACTATAGAGTTTTTATTAGATGATGATAATCAATTTTATTTTATGGAGATGAATACAAGAATACAAGTTGAACATGGAGTTACAGAAGAGATAACGGGAGTTGACTTGGTTGTTAGACAGATTAGAACAGCTGCAGGGGAGATACTAGAACTTGAGCAAAGCGATATAAAACCTCAAGGTTATGCTATAGAAGCAAGGATAACTGCTGAAAATGTTTGGCAAAACTTTATTCCAACGCCAGGTAAAATTTTAGGTTATTATCCAGCGCTCGGACCATCTGTTAGGGTTGATAGTCATGCATATAAAGACTATACTATCCCACCTTATTATGATTCTTTGGTTGCAAAGCTTATAGTAAAAGCAACTGATTATGATCTGATGATAAATAAACTTGAAAGAGCACTTGAAGAATTTACGATAGAGGGTGTCCAGACTATTATACCTTTCTTGCTTGCTATTAGTAAATCTCGTGAGTTTAGGCGAGGATTTTTTGATACAAGTTATGTTGAAAAAAATCTAAACTCTATACTTGAAAATACTCATGACAGTACTCATGGTGGAGAAGAAGAGCTAAAAACAGCCATTAATCAAGCTATAAACAAGCATAGAAAAGTTTATGGTAAATAA
- the selB gene encoding selenocysteine-specific translation elongation factor, translated as MNSLIIGTSGHIDHGKTSLIRALNGFDGDSLEEEKSRGITIDLSFSNLQNNNKNIAFIDVPGHENLVKTMISGAFAFDACMLVVAANDGIMPQTKEHMNVLSLLGVKDVILVVTKIDLVDSDTIHSLENKAKEYIKNSMSLNILKTFHTSIKDLNTIEELKKYLFTLKPKKRDADGVFRYYIDRVFSIKGIGSVVTGSVISGKVSVGDKLFDYDIAKDVSVRSIQLHDKNEDFATTSNRAALNLTGVQLSELKKGQLLSKKGFFRGFKEADAIVFADDLKHNQNLTFCVGSKQVAAKAVVLSDEKDKFVSFKFEKDMFLIFNEPFVLLLNGRVIGGGRVLNPISEPMKKQGKIALLVALNNLDFKRVFEILKLTHKNGFGLISSTQRFNLTHKQALDIAKTLPNSFVDEDALNVYDEAVKYRITEFIKFIIDKNKFAVFSASSISLKLGWASEKLTQSCIDELYNSDIIEKNSGVYTKKGVDFSELKIKLEDEIYKILDNDKFAPKAPYNIYDELEIDRLSGDNALKKLTANGRVIRLAHNLFITSKNLSDVLKYLKNLIKEDGFVNVQNAKNRLNLSRKYIIAYLEKLDLDSDIIKNGQNRVFRDN; from the coding sequence ATGAATAGTCTTATAATAGGAACATCGGGGCATATAGACCACGGAAAAACATCTTTAATAAGAGCTTTAAATGGTTTTGATGGCGACTCTTTAGAAGAAGAAAAGAGTAGGGGCATAACCATAGACCTAAGTTTTTCAAACTTGCAAAACAATAATAAAAATATAGCCTTTATAGATGTTCCTGGACACGAAAATCTAGTAAAAACAATGATAAGTGGCGCTTTTGCTTTCGATGCTTGTATGCTTGTAGTTGCCGCAAATGATGGGATAATGCCACAAACAAAAGAGCATATGAATGTTTTGAGTTTATTGGGTGTTAAAGATGTTATCTTGGTTGTTACAAAGATTGATTTAGTTGATAGTGATACAATACATAGCTTAGAAAATAAAGCAAAAGAATACATTAAAAACAGCATGAGTTTAAATATTTTAAAAACTTTTCATACAAGTATAAAAGATTTAAATACAATAGAAGAATTAAAAAAATATCTCTTTACATTAAAACCAAAAAAAAGAGATGCAGATGGAGTTTTTCGTTATTATATAGATAGGGTTTTTAGTATAAAAGGTATAGGCTCTGTAGTTACTGGTAGTGTTATTAGTGGAAAAGTTAGTGTTGGAGATAAGCTTTTTGATTATGATATAGCCAAGGATGTGAGTGTTAGAAGCATTCAGCTTCATGATAAAAACGAAGATTTTGCAACAACTAGCAATAGAGCCGCTCTTAATCTAACAGGAGTGCAACTTAGTGAACTTAAAAAAGGACAGCTTCTTAGTAAAAAAGGCTTTTTTAGGGGATTTAAAGAGGCTGATGCTATAGTTTTTGCGGATGATTTAAAGCACAATCAAAACTTAACTTTTTGTGTTGGTTCAAAACAAGTAGCAGCAAAAGCCGTTGTTTTAAGTGATGAAAAAGATAAATTTGTAAGTTTTAAATTTGAAAAAGATATGTTTTTGATATTTAATGAGCCGTTTGTTTTGCTTTTAAATGGCCGTGTTATAGGCGGTGGAAGAGTTTTAAATCCTATAAGCGAACCTATGAAAAAACAAGGCAAGATAGCTCTTTTGGTAGCTTTAAATAATCTTGATTTTAAAAGGGTTTTTGAAATTTTAAAGCTTACCCATAAAAATGGATTTGGACTTATAAGCTCTACTCAAAGATTTAACTTAACCCATAAACAAGCTCTTGATATAGCAAAAACTTTACCTAATAGTTTTGTGGATGAAGATGCTTTGAATGTCTATGATGAAGCAGTAAAATATAGAATAACAGAGTTTATTAAGTTTATAATAGACAAAAATAAATTCGCTGTTTTTTCAGCTTCCAGTATAAGCTTAAAGCTTGGTTGGGCTAGTGAAAAGCTAACCCAGTCTTGTATAGATGAGCTTTATAATAGCGATATTATTGAAAAAAATAGTGGAGTTTATACAAAAAAAGGTGTTGATTTTAGTGAGTTAAAAATCAAGTTAGAAGATGAAATTTATAAAATTTTAGATAATGATAAATTTGCTCCAAAAGCACCTTATAATATATATGATGAACTTGAAATAGACAGGTTAAGCGGAGATAATGCATTAAAAAAATTAACAGCAAATGGTCGTGTTATAAGACTTGCACATAATCTTTTTATAACATCCAAAAATCTTTCAGATGTGCTTAAATATCTAAAAAATTTAATAAAAGAAGATGGTTTTGTAAATGTTCAAAATGCAAAAAATAGACTTAATTTAAGTAGAAAATATATAATTGCATATCTTGAAAAACTTGATTTAGATAGTGATATAATTAAAAATGGACAAAATAGGGTGTTTAGGGATAATTAA
- the selA gene encoding L-seryl-tRNA(Sec) selenium transferase: MDFKDLLQVDKILNLEEFKLYSKPLLATISRVVLDEQRKLIIQKKPSLSKDEIINEISQRYAEFQRFSFQKVINATGVVMHTNLGRSIIDEEILKRAKDVICFYSNLEFDLQSGSRGNRYDYVSNLCKVLFGCEDALVVNNNASAVFLILNTFAKNKEVVVSRGELVEIGGSFRIPDVMLNSGAILKEVGTTNKTNIDDYKNAITQDTNMLFKAHKSNFDIVGFTQSVAIRDISNIAKENGLIDYYDLGSGYVNELGYNLSKDEPSISRVLQDGVSLVSFSGDKLFGSVQSGIILGKKELISKLRKNQLLRMLRVDKVVLSILCESIKAYINKELNLITTINLINKKENDLFDLANLINSKLSKPLKILKTTTFVGGGSLPNKNIPSVALAISGNAIKNEQKYREKNVIGRIENNSFIFDLRSILYKDVDDLIKIINELENE; encoded by the coding sequence ATGGATTTTAAAGACCTTTTGCAAGTTGATAAGATTTTAAATCTTGAAGAGTTTAAGCTTTATTCAAAACCATTGCTAGCAACAATATCAAGGGTGGTTTTGGATGAACAAAGAAAACTTATAATACAAAAAAAGCCATCATTATCAAAAGATGAAATAATAAATGAAATTTCTCAAAGATATGCTGAGTTTCAAAGGTTTTCATTTCAAAAAGTAATCAATGCTACCGGTGTTGTTATGCATACAAATCTAGGAAGAAGCATTATTGATGAAGAAATTTTAAAAAGAGCAAAAGATGTAATATGCTTTTATTCGAATTTAGAGTTTGATTTACAAAGTGGTTCTCGTGGCAATAGGTATGATTATGTCTCTAATTTGTGCAAGGTTTTATTTGGTTGCGAAGATGCTTTGGTTGTAAATAACAATGCTAGTGCTGTTTTTTTGATACTAAATACATTTGCAAAAAACAAAGAAGTTGTTGTTAGCAGAGGCGAGCTTGTTGAAATAGGCGGTAGTTTTAGGATACCAGATGTTATGTTAAACTCGGGAGCTATTTTAAAAGAAGTAGGCACAACAAATAAAACAAATATTGATGATTATAAAAATGCAATCACACAAGATACAAATATGCTTTTTAAGGCACACAAATCAAACTTTGATATAGTTGGTTTTACTCAAAGTGTTGCTATTAGGGATATTAGTAATATTGCAAAAGAAAATGGGCTTATTGATTATTATGATCTTGGAAGTGGTTATGTAAATGAGCTTGGATATAATTTAAGCAAGGATGAGCCAAGTATTTCAAGGGTGCTTCAAGATGGAGTTAGCTTGGTTAGTTTTAGTGGCGACAAGCTTTTTGGTTCTGTTCAAAGCGGTATTATTTTGGGAAAAAAAGAGCTTATATCAAAACTTCGCAAAAATCAACTTCTTAGAATGCTAAGGGTTGATAAGGTTGTTCTGAGTATACTTTGCGAAAGTATTAAAGCTTATATAAATAAAGAATTAAATCTTATAACTACAATTAATTTAATAAACAAAAAAGAAAACGATTTATTTGATTTGGCTAATTTGATAAACTCAAAACTATCAAAACCACTTAAAATTTTAAAAACTACAACCTTTGTTGGTGGTGGTAGTTTGCCAAATAAAAATATACCTAGCGTGGCATTAGCTATTAGTGGTAATGCTATTAAAAATGAACAAAAATATAGAGAAAAAAATGTTATTGGAAGGATTGAAAATAACAGTTTTATTTTTGATTTAAGAAGTATACTTTATAAAGATGTCGATGATTTGATAAAAATAATAAATGAGCTTGAAAATGAATAG
- a CDS encoding formate--tetrahydrofolate ligase encodes MLSDIQIATNANLINIKDVASNLGLSEDELELYGKYKAKINPKLQKSNSKLILVTATNPTPYGEGKTTTSIGLADALKYIGKNVCLALREPSLGPVFGIKGGAAGGGYSQIAPMQDLNLHFTGDFHAITSANNLISAVIDNSIYQGNPLDIQQVLWNRCMDMNDRALRHITVGQGGKFDGVERQDSFNITAASEIMAILCLCDDLSDLKEKISNIIVALNSKSEPIYVRDLGCENAVVILLKDAIKPNLFQTLENTPTLVHGGPFANIAHGCNSIIATKTALNLADYVVTEAGFGSELGAEKFIDIKCKKADILPDATVLVSTVRSIKYNSGVSKEDITKPNLKALQDGIKNLGGHIENLKTKFGLNLVVALNKFATDTEEEIDFVKDYCAKFNVKVAVCENFANGGKGAVELANLVLEEIDKPYKINFTYENSDSIQTKIEKIAKQIYGANDVIFEDDALKALKNIKELNLEHFPVCIAKTQYSFSDDANMLGRPTGFEFRVKDLQIRSGAGFIVAVCGKIMLMPGLSAHPNALNMKIDTKTGEITGLA; translated from the coding sequence ATGTTAAGTGATATTCAAATAGCTACAAACGCAAATTTAATAAATATAAAAGATGTTGCCAGTAATTTGGGCTTATCAGAAGATGAACTTGAATTATATGGCAAATATAAAGCAAAAATTAATCCAAAACTACAAAAATCAAACTCAAAACTTATTTTGGTCACAGCAACAAATCCAACACCTTATGGTGAAGGAAAAACGACAACTTCTATAGGTCTTGCAGATGCACTTAAATATATAGGTAAAAATGTATGTTTGGCATTAAGAGAGCCTTCTCTTGGTCCAGTTTTTGGAATAAAAGGCGGAGCGGCCGGCGGAGGGTATTCTCAGATAGCCCCTATGCAAGATTTAAATTTACATTTTACCGGTGATTTTCACGCTATTACATCCGCAAATAACTTAATATCAGCAGTTATAGATAATAGTATTTATCAAGGTAACCCACTTGATATACAACAGGTTTTATGGAATCGTTGTATGGATATGAACGATAGAGCTTTAAGACATATTACTGTCGGTCAAGGTGGAAAATTTGATGGTGTGGAAAGACAAGATAGCTTTAATATAACAGCAGCTAGTGAGATTATGGCTATTTTGTGTCTTTGTGATGATTTGAGTGATTTAAAAGAAAAAATATCAAACATTATAGTGGCATTAAACTCAAAATCAGAGCCTATTTATGTGCGTGATTTGGGTTGCGAGAATGCTGTTGTTATACTTTTAAAAGATGCAATAAAACCAAATTTATTTCAAACATTAGAAAATACTCCGACATTGGTTCACGGAGGCCCTTTTGCAAACATAGCTCACGGATGCAACTCAATCATAGCAACAAAAACAGCTTTAAATTTGGCTGATTATGTTGTTACTGAAGCTGGATTTGGTTCAGAACTTGGTGCTGAGAAATTTATAGATATAAAATGCAAAAAAGCGGATATATTACCAGATGCCACGGTTTTAGTAAGTACCGTTAGATCCATAAAATACAATAGTGGTGTAAGCAAAGAAGATATAACAAAACCAAATTTAAAAGCATTACAAGATGGTATAAAAAATCTTGGTGGCCATATAGAAAATTTAAAAACCAAATTTGGCTTAAACTTGGTTGTGGCTTTAAATAAATTTGCCACAGACACAGAAGAAGAGATTGATTTTGTTAAAGATTATTGTGCTAAATTTAATGTAAAAGTAGCAGTTTGTGAAAATTTTGCAAATGGTGGAAAAGGTGCTGTAGAACTTGCAAATTTAGTTTTAGAAGAGATTGACAAGCCTTACAAGATAAATTTTACTTATGAAAATAGTGACAGTATCCAAACAAAAATAGAAAAAATAGCAAAACAAATTTATGGTGCTAATGATGTTATCTTTGAAGACGATGCTTTAAAAGCACTGAAAAACATAAAAGAGCTTAATCTTGAGCATTTTCCGGTTTGTATAGCAAAAACACAGTATTCTTTTAGCGATGATGCAAATATGCTTGGCAGACCTACTGGGTTTGAGTTTAGAGTTAAAGATTTGCAAATTCGTTCAGGCGCTGGTTTTATTGTTGCTGTTTGTGGTAAGATTATGCTAATGCCAGGACTTTCAGCTCATCCAAATGCTCTAAATATGAAGATAGATACAAAAACTGGTGAGATAACAGGTTTGGCATAA
- the rimP gene encoding ribosome maturation factor RimP, giving the protein MDNLSELVKECGVELYDTEIVNENSKAIFRVYITKNGGVNLEDCEKVSRFLSPIFDVTPPISGDYILEVSSPGLERKLEQPKHFISSIGELVKIKTNETTFKGKLISVNHTSIILQNNNGDIAINFADIKKAKTYLEW; this is encoded by the coding sequence ATGGATAATTTAAGTGAATTAGTAAAAGAGTGTGGTGTAGAACTTTATGATACAGAGATAGTAAACGAAAACTCAAAAGCTATTTTTAGGGTTTATATAACAAAAAATGGTGGAGTTAATCTTGAAGATTGTGAAAAAGTTAGTAGATTTTTATCGCCTATCTTTGATGTAACGCCACCAATATCTGGTGATTATATATTAGAAGTAAGTAGTCCTGGCTTGGAGAGAAAATTAGAACAACCAAAGCATTTTATATCCAGCATAGGCGAACTTGTAAAAATTAAAACAAACGAAACAACATTTAAAGGAAAATTAATATCTGTAAATCATACTTCTATTATATTACAAAATAATAATGGAGATATTGCCATCAATTTTGCAGACATAAAAAAAGCAAAAACTTATTTGGAGTGGTAA
- the rbfA gene encoding 30S ribosome-binding factor RbfA, producing MNQSEIKRLRTESILKELIPEALATLEDQILQSLCVTDVECKKGRYDAFVYLDKMAFDEREQAYILSHLRRVCKHLQNHCMAAEGWYRCPNFHFEFDDRLEYQNHMDKLFDKISKDLNKNG from the coding sequence ATGAACCAATCAGAAATTAAAAGACTTAGAACAGAAAGTATTTTAAAAGAGCTTATACCTGAGGCTTTAGCAACCCTTGAAGATCAAATTTTGCAAAGCCTTTGCGTGACTGATGTTGAGTGCAAAAAAGGTAGATATGATGCTTTTGTCTATCTTGATAAAATGGCCTTTGATGAAAGAGAACAAGCTTATATATTATCTCATTTAAGAAGAGTTTGTAAGCATTTACAAAATCATTGCATGGCAGCTGAAGGTTGGTATAGATGTCCAAATTTTCATTTTGAATTTGATGATAGGCTTGAGTATCAAAATCATATGGATAAGCTTTTTGATAAAATTTCTAAGGATTTAAATAAAAATGGATAA
- the infB gene encoding translation initiation factor IF-2: MVKISEIANDIGFSNKEVLEKAQELGLKVKTHSSSVSEEEAEGIYTYIQTGEISDVFKKKTSNKKETKKQDEPATKQVKPKKASEKVEKSIEKSNKTKETKTKEKKIEVGDNKEKEDVKVSDDSSDKVTSDKEIKPKESLADVSLQKRRGLVIVKKKNSVGTSSRQKLSQKQNTPAINIPSLESIFSNLDENTGKKKKKEKKVSHTHKKSNAQKVDLLGAYDFKDIELEDKNEVVLPDLTFKAPTPPPAQKPREHNFLRSTSSNSANSFIEGGIHRRSRKKHKKTENKQNNENVTSVNIPKEIRVYEFAEKLNKQASEIIGKLFMLGVMTTKNDFLDEDAIEILADEFNIEVNIIDTQEEFDYVKAYEDEQDDKNLTQRVPVITIMGHVDHGKTSLLDYIRSSRVASGEAGGITQHVGAYMVTKNDKKITFIDTPGHEAFTAMRARGAGVTDIVIIVVAADDGVKPQTKEAVAHAKAAGVPIIIAINKMDKEAANPEFVKTGLAELDIVPTEWGGSYEFVPISAKTGMGIDDLLEIVLLQADILELKANAKTNAKATVVESSLQKGRGPVATVIVENGTLKVGDTIVAGVAYGRLRSLLDDQGKSLKEIKPGECGVIVGLSEVPEAGETLISVKSDKEAREYAHKKAEYLRQKELSRSTKVSIDELSAKIAEGELKTLPVIVKADVQGSLEAIKASLEKLANDEIKVNIIHSGIGGITQSDIALAAASKNSVILGFNIRPTGEIKEKAKDSGCEIKTYNVIYNLIDDVKSLLGGLMSPVIREEQLGQAQVRQVINVPKIGAIAGCMVTDGTINRGAKIRLIRDGVVVYEGTVSSLKRFKDDVKEVAKGYECGVGIDGYNDIRENDYIESFKQIEEQASL; encoded by the coding sequence ATGGTTAAAATTTCAGAGATTGCAAATGATATAGGATTTTCTAATAAAGAAGTCCTAGAAAAAGCACAGGAGCTAGGCTTAAAGGTTAAAACACATTCTAGTTCTGTTAGTGAAGAAGAGGCCGAAGGTATATATACATACATTCAAACTGGTGAAATATCTGATGTTTTTAAGAAAAAAACTTCAAATAAAAAAGAGACTAAAAAACAAGATGAACCTGCTACTAAACAAGTAAAACCAAAAAAGGCTTCAGAAAAAGTAGAAAAAAGTATTGAAAAATCTAATAAAACCAAGGAAACTAAAACCAAGGAGAAAAAAATAGAAGTTGGCGATAATAAAGAAAAAGAAGATGTAAAAGTCAGCGACGATTCATCTGATAAAGTTACAAGCGATAAAGAAATTAAGCCAAAAGAGAGTTTGGCTGATGTGAGTCTTCAAAAAAGAAGAGGTCTTGTTATAGTAAAGAAAAAAAATAGTGTAGGCACATCATCAAGACAAAAACTTTCTCAAAAACAAAACACGCCTGCTATTAATATACCTAGCCTTGAAAGTATTTTTTCAAATTTAGATGAAAATACAGGCAAGAAAAAGAAAAAAGAGAAAAAAGTATCGCACACACATAAAAAAAGTAATGCACAAAAAGTTGATCTTTTAGGTGCTTATGATTTTAAAGATATTGAGCTTGAAGATAAAAATGAAGTTGTTTTACCAGACTTGACATTTAAAGCACCTACTCCACCACCTGCTCAAAAACCAAGAGAACATAACTTTTTAAGAAGCACATCTAGTAATTCTGCTAATTCTTTTATAGAAGGCGGTATACACAGAAGATCTCGCAAGAAGCATAAAAAAACAGAAAATAAACAAAATAATGAAAATGTAACATCTGTTAATATCCCAAAAGAGATACGCGTTTATGAATTTGCTGAAAAATTAAATAAACAAGCAAGTGAAATAATAGGAAAATTATTTATGCTTGGTGTTATGACTACTAAAAATGACTTTTTGGATGAAGATGCGATAGAAATTTTAGCTGATGAGTTTAATATAGAAGTAAATATTATAGATACCCAAGAAGAGTTTGATTATGTAAAAGCTTATGAAGATGAGCAAGATGATAAAAACTTAACTCAAAGAGTTCCTGTTATAACTATAATGGGACACGTTGATCACGGAAAGACATCTTTGCTTGATTATATAAGAAGTTCTAGGGTTGCTAGTGGTGAAGCTGGTGGTATAACTCAGCACGTTGGTGCTTATATGGTTACAAAAAATGACAAGAAAATCACATTTATAGACACCCCAGGACACGAAGCATTTACTGCTATGAGAGCAAGGGGTGCTGGTGTAACTGATATTGTTATTATAGTTGTTGCAGCTGATGATGGTGTTAAACCACAAACAAAAGAGGCTGTCGCTCATGCAAAAGCTGCCGGTGTTCCTATCATTATAGCTATAAACAAAATGGATAAAGAGGCTGCAAATCCAGAGTTTGTAAAAACAGGATTAGCTGAACTTGATATAGTTCCTACTGAGTGGGGCGGTTCTTATGAATTTGTTCCTATTTCTGCAAAAACAGGAATGGGTATTGATGATTTGCTTGAAATAGTGCTTTTACAGGCTGATATACTTGAACTTAAAGCAAATGCAAAAACAAATGCGAAAGCTACTGTTGTTGAGAGCTCTTTGCAAAAAGGCAGAGGACCTGTCGCTACTGTTATTGTAGAAAATGGAACACTTAAAGTAGGAGATACTATAGTTGCTGGAGTTGCTTACGGAAGACTTAGAAGCTTACTTGATGATCAAGGTAAATCTCTTAAAGAAATTAAACCTGGTGAGTGTGGTGTTATAGTTGGTCTTAGTGAAGTTCCTGAGGCTGGTGAGACACTTATTAGTGTAAAAAGTGATAAAGAAGCTAGGGAATATGCTCATAAAAAAGCTGAGTATTTAAGGCAAAAAGAGCTTAGTAGATCAACAAAAGTAAGCATAGATGAACTAAGTGCTAAAATAGCAGAAGGCGAGTTAAAAACTCTTCCTGTTATTGTAAAAGCTGATGTTCAAGGCTCTCTTGAAGCGATAAAAGCTAGTTTAGAGAAACTTGCTAATGATGAAATAAAAGTTAATATCATACACTCTGGTATAGGTGGTATAACACAAAGCGATATAGCACTTGCAGCAGCTAGCAAAAATAGTGTAATATTGGGATTTAATATAAGACCTACTGGTGAGATAAAAGAAAAAGCAAAAGATAGTGGTTGTGAGATAAAAACATATAATGTTATTTATAATCTTATAGATGATGTTAAATCGCTACTTGGTGGTTTGATGTCTCCTGTTATAAGAGAAGAACAATTAGGACAAGCTCAGGTTCGTCAAGTAATAAATGTTCCTAAAATAGGTGCAATTGCTGGATGTATGGTTACAGATGGAACAATAAATCGTGGAGCAAAAATTCGCCTAATCAGAGATGGTGTTGTTGTTTATGAAGGAACTGTAAGCTCATTAAAACGCTTTAAAGATGATGTTAAAGAGGTTGCTAAGGGTTACGAGTGTGGTGTCGGCATAGATGGCTATAATGATATTAGAGAAAATGACTATATAGAAAGTTTCAAACAAATAGAGGAACAAGCTAGTTTATGA